The Rosa rugosa chromosome 1, drRosRugo1.1, whole genome shotgun sequence genomic sequence ttttgaCGGTTAGATTCCAGTATTCCACCTTTCCTTTTCTGATCTTCAGAGTTATCAGAGGTGAAGTGAGAATTATGAGTTCAATTTAATTTGCTTCTCAATGAATAGGTAGAATGTCCTGCTATTGTGGCAAAGGCACCTGTAGtaacaagaatatatatagtgAGGCATCTGGTGATCGACTGTCTTCTTGGCAATGTTTCTTTTGACGAATCTCGGGCCAAAGCGTCAGTGGACCATTATGAAAAGTATAAGGATCGTCTAAATAGTTTCCTTTGACATGCTGGAGGAGCTGGTTTTTACTGCTTTCTCCATGACTTAAACAGTTGTATAGTTTTAAATATCCATATCCAACTACGTACTCTGTTCTAGCTTTCTTGGTTGAAGCATGTTGGTTTATCCTCATGCATGGATAAGCATGATTTGCAGGTTTATTGGCCTGTTGTGTACACCTATGTGGAGATGCTTCTTTGTGTATTATATGGCCTGATAAGACGGGCTTATTAGCTTGTTTCTGAACATTTGATTACATGACACTTGCTCCTTAGATTGGCTGTGTAGTTCCTATCTGCTACAAACCTACAATAactaaaacccagaaatccaaaaAACCTATAACCAAGAACAAAGAAGCCACTACAGGAATTTTGCTCTTACTACCAGAGGAAGCAAGCTAAAATGCCTAAAAGTGAAGGTGCCAAATTTTGGTACCGGGGGAATCCACTGCAGTTGTCTTCAATTCATCAAGAAGTTTTGAGAGCAATAACCACACGTTAGAACTTTTTCTGGTGAAACAAAAGCTATTACATACGCTTTATTTACTTTGGCACAATTCCCAATATATATAATAGAATCAAATGGATTACTGCACAAACTAATGTTTttcaatttcagaatttataGAATCAAATGTATTACTGCACAAACAACTGTTAAGGTGTATGATCGACATAGAAAGTGTATGCAGAGGCTGCTGCGTTATATTAAAAGTCAGCTTTTAAGTAGCAGCCTTTTTAACTGAAGGAGGCCATGACACTCTCCTATGGCTAGAGCCGTCCAGCTCACTTTCATCCTCTGCTTCTTGATGCTTGATATTCGGCCTTCTTGAGCTTTTGATAGCTAAGTCATCAAAGCTTGGTTCGGTTTTCCAGGGAGGCGGAGTTACACAATCGGAAACCCCTGGTACTCTTCGGGATTCCTTGGCTGGTGTGATAGGTGAAACGGTATCAGAATGACCTACTCTGAGATGTTGAAGTGTTGCAAATGATTCCCTCGTAGCAGATATTGCTTAAAAAAACCGGGTGCATGATGCTAAGGCAACAGGAATTGGACGAAGCATTTCGTGCATCAgttgaagaaaataaagatcTCTAATGAAATGCTTAAAGACTTCCTCAGCCGGGGCCTGGAGGAAGGAAATGTAAAGGACACACTCACATGTGGTCTAAAATCAAACAACGTTACACAAATATGGTCAGATCTTATAATAatgacaaaaaacaaaattatgctTTATGCAATCTGGATGAATAGTAACAAATGAAATGTTTCTACAAACATACCCCCCATACTGAAGGAGGCTCCTTAAATGTCTGGCTCCACTGGAAATCGGCAACTGATGCTGTTAATGCTCCATAATCACTAGCAGCCTTCATCAGTAATTCCGAGAATTGTTTCTGCATAAACCAAGCAAATATGCCACAAGTGGCATTAAGAAAAGTCTTCTTCAACATAATGAGATTTCCAAGAAAATCATACTATTCATTGTCAGGAAATTATCCTTCAACTGTCGTCAAAGATTTAATATTTCCTAAAAGCTAAATAAAAATCATTCATATATTTCATGACTACAGTTATGACATATAATTGATTAATCAGAACAGTTGTTTTGATAAAAATACCCTATAAAGAAGGATTTAGTGACAAAAGGCTGGTTAGACTGAACCAAATAAATAAGATTAGTCCTGTAATCATAGTGAAGGATGTACAATACAAGTAAACATTACAAATTTGCAGTTCAAATACGGATAAAAATTTCACTCCAACATAAGAGATATGAGCAGATAACCTGATACTCTGCTTCCACTGGAATGCAATTGAGTGAATATGGCTGTTGGAGACGAGCAATGATACGATCCTGTCAGAACATAGAAACAAAATATGGTATAACTGAGATACAAACAGATGAAGTGAACTACTAATgtcaaaaacacaaaacagcATATGCTGGTGGAATGAAAGAGGAAGCTCGAGGAAGGATAGACAATGTAAATTTTCTATTGTATGTCCATTGTCACTAAACTTCCAGACAAGAAGTTAACCAAACATAACTTTGCCATATCACCAGCATATCTTCGAGAGCATATATAATCTTGAAAGGACAGGCATCAATCGCTTCAGAAGAGAGGTTATTCTTCCGTTCAGATTTCATATGTTGCTCAAGGGTGAACATTTGAAACTTTGAGAGTTCAAAATTCCATTTTAATATCATACATTAACTATGCTGATATCAGCCAAATGGCTGAGAAGGTTATTTTTCAGTAAGACAACTCTGACAATGCATGCACCaatcaaagaacaaaaacaatgCCACATGGCTGAGAAGTTTATCTTTCTTAAGGCTTCATTGTATGACGTTTCCATCACTAAAAGTGAAGCATATTTGACGCACATATAAAGATGATATTTGAAATTCAGCACAAGTGACTCCAGCTTATTACTAAGACCTTGAAATAGTTGTCCTGTAATTTTCCCATACAGATATTAAAGAAACCCCAATGCACTAGAATATGCAACCAGTGCGTATTGTTAAACCATAATATGATTAGACAAAGACAAGTCAATTCGACAATACCTCAGATGGACTACAGAAATTTGTGGTGCATATTAACCCACAGAGAATTTACCCAACTTTGTTCTTAGCATAATTGGAATACAAGAGTGCATGTAATAGATTTTGTatcaaaatcagaaatataTTGAGCATCATCATTTTCAGGGACACAGGGAAATTTAACATACAGCAGAAGAGTCTTCAACATATACATTCAAAAAACTGACAACGTACAACCACAATACCACATAATGCAAAAACTTTACCTTGTTCAGAATGACatccactacaccaaaaactgcatcacacaacggtgatCACACAACGGAGAACAAATCCTCTGTTGTCTGTTGACGACAAttgaatcatacaacacatttaATAAATCTTCGTTGTATAAAGATGCTCAAATTCTAAAACTTCTAGTTAGGAGGTgatgacacaacggaaagaaagattatctgttgtctgaatgaaaaaaaagaccGGCATATTTCcctcctaccattgagtcaaatttggctccaaattatACCCTAGATGTCATTAAATTGGACAACAGTTTAGTTACTTCCGTTGTAGTAGTATACCtgcaaatcatcatacaatggtttttaatgttCTGTTGTGCAAGTGAGTACCAAAATTTGGAAATGGctccaaaatgacattcatTCCCCCCAAAATGAGAAAATTCGGCTGCAATTGTTTATTATGCTTGCAAGTTCCAACAACAGAatgaactatttctgttgtgtgaatgagaaaTGACTAGCCTAAGCGCGAAACCTAACATTTTGATTGCAGAGGCGGGAAATTTCCATCTTTCATTCCCTTAGCTATGTAACAAATCAGACAACGTAAACGTATCTATACGTTGTCTGtctgacttaaaaaaaaaaaaaaaaaaaaaaaaaaaaaaaattaatgcctATTGCCTTAGGCAACTCGAGGGCACACTTAATGCCTTGGCCATTTTTCATGTCTGAGAGA encodes the following:
- the LOC133725973 gene encoding AUGMIN subunit 2-like isoform X2, which produces MKAASDCGALTASVADFQWSQTFKEPPSVWGEMLRPIPVALASCTRFFEAMSSMRESFATLQHLRVAKDSRRVPGALSRITTILKDVILNKDRIIARLQQPYSLNCIPVEAEYQKQFSELLMKAASDYGALTASVADFQWSQTFKEPPSVWGAPAEEVFKHFIRDLYFLQLMHEMLRPIPVALASCTRFF
- the LOC133725973 gene encoding AUGMIN subunit 2-like isoform X3 produces the protein MKAASDCGALTASVADFQWSQTFKEPPSVWGEMLRPIPVALASCTRFFEAMSSMRESFATLQHLRVAKDSRRVPGALSRITTILKDVILNKDRIIARLQQPYSLNCIPVEAEYQKQFSELLMKAASDYGALTASVADFQWSQTFKEPPSVWGHHAPGFFKQYLLRGNHLQHFNISE
- the LOC133725973 gene encoding AUGMIN subunit 2-like isoform X1; the protein is MKAASDCGALTASVADFQWSQTFKEPPSVWGEMLRPIPVALASCTRFFEAMSSMRESFATLQHLRVAKDSRRVPGALSRITTILKDVILNKDRIIARLQQPYSLNCIPVEAEYQKQFSELLMKAASDYGALTASVADFQWSQTFKEPPSVWGTTCECVLYISFLQAPAEEVFKHFIRDLYFLQLMHEMLRPIPVALASCTRFF
- the LOC133725973 gene encoding AUGMIN subunit 2-like isoform X4 — protein: MGAKDSRRVPGALSRITTILKDVILNKDRIIARLQQPYSLNCIPVEAEYQKQFSELLMKAASDYGALTASVADFQWSQTFKEPPSVWGTTCECVLYISFLQAPAEEVFKHFIRDLYFLQLMHEMLRPIPVALASCTRFF